One Vigna unguiculata cultivar IT97K-499-35 chromosome 11, ASM411807v1, whole genome shotgun sequence DNA window includes the following coding sequences:
- the LOC114170217 gene encoding cytosolic sulfotransferase 15-like: MASTDRKHANGEDKLVFSLRRERGLASSYLYLFQEFWCPGIAIQGVKGFQKCFEAKDSDVVVASFPKTGTTWLIALTFAIVNRKHFSAENHPLLTSNPHTLVSSLEFKIFCDEIHDPLLHLSNMLEPRLFSTHTPFTALPKSLIQSNAKIIYICRNPFDTFVSAWTYFNKIRSMSFPALELEEAFEMYCDGIVSFGPWWSHMLGYWKESMARPNKVLFLKYEDLKENVNFYVKNIAEFLGCPFTAEEESDGEIESIIELCSFEKMKDLEVNVSGKLDKFIDNKFFFRKGEIGDWVNYFSPSMINKLSRIIEEKLSGSGLSFNMYS; the protein is encoded by the coding sequence ATGGCTTCCACGGATAGAAAACATGCAAATGGAGAAGACAAACTAGTTTTCTCCCTTCGCAGAGAGAGGGGTTTGGCATCCTCTTATCTCTACCTATTTCAAGAATTCTGGTGCCCAGGTATTGCTATACAAGGTGTAAAAGGTTTTCAAAAATGCTTTGAAGCAAAAGATAGTGATGTTGTTGTTGCAAGCTTTCCAAAAACAGGTACTACTTGGTTGATAGCCCTTACTTTTGCCATTGTCAACCGCAAACACTTCTCTGCAGAGAACCATCCATTACTTACTTCCAATCCTCATACACTTGTGTCTTCCCTTGAGTTTAAGATCTTCTGTGATGAAATCCATGACCCACTTCTGCACCTATCCAACATGCTTGAGCCAAGACTTTTTAGTACTCACACTCCTTTCACTGCATTGCCTAAATCACTCATTCAGTCTAATGCTAAGATAATATACATTTGTAGGAACCCGTTTGACACTTTTGTTTCTGCATGGACTTACTTTAACAAAATTAGGTCAATGTCTTTCCCAGCATTAGAACTGGAGGAAGCTTTTGAAATGTATTGTGATGGAATTGTTTCCTTTGGTCCTTGGTGGAGTCATATGTTAGGGTATTGGAAGGAGAGCATGGCTAGACCAAACAAAGTACTGTTCTTAAAGTACGAGGATCTTAAAGAGAATGTCAATTTTTACGTGAAAAACATTGCAGAGTTTCTGGGATGTCCCTTTACtgcagaggaagaaagtgatgGAGAGATTGAAAGCATAATCGAGCTGTGTAGCTTTGAGAAAATGAAAGATTTGGAGGTAAACGTTTCAGGAAAGTTAGACAAATTCATTGACAATAAGTTCTTTTTTCGGAAGGGTGAAATAGGTGATTGGGTAAATTACTTTTCTCCTTCTATGATAAACAAATTGTCCAgaattattgaagaaaaattgAGTGGATCAGGTCTTTCGTTTAATATGTATTCTTAA